The Tachysurus fulvidraco isolate hzauxx_2018 chromosome 4, HZAU_PFXX_2.0, whole genome shotgun sequence DNA window TGTTAATATTAAGCTGCTTTGTTAATATTTAGCTACTGCCTCATGAAACACATGTTTCCTGTGGCTCCTTCTGTAATATACTTTACTTTAATTTTGACTGCCTTACAAACATCATCTAGAACATGTGTATAGTATAATTCTCTGAATGTGCCGTCATTGCATCTAGTGTCTTAACAAAACAGTAAAGTAAACAAAAGGAATCTAATACTGTCCTTACAGAAGACCCAGTGACAAGTGACTGTCATCACCTCCAAGCCATTCCTTAAACCAAATCCATAAACTTTCTTgtagtataaatatattttaatgtgggCGTTATCTCTTTGGACTTAAGCTTAAAGACTAAGTCGGCTGAATTTGACTGAATTTCACAGCCCTATAGTTAATCAATTGATTAATGAAATAATTCCACAACCGGTATATTAACTAGTGTCATGTCATATATGAGGCACCCAGATTTGTATAGCTATATCAGCTATGCTATCATTTCATATAATCAAGTATGAGTCCATGACTGTTTCACCTTACTTTTATAATTTATTCACAAAGCCATGttcaattagaaaaaaattcaaatgtgCAGTATATTAATGCTTTGACTAAAAACATTGTGGAGGTAAATATGATGTATTTGTGGAATGTAGTCcagtgaacatacagtacatttcccAGCCATGTATAATTACTGCCTGTCTTTGTAATATGATGCTGATAAGTACCACCTTTGTTGGTTAATTATCTAAGCCTTTCCTAGTTgcacttttaattaaatttagatCGCATTGGTATAAACAGAATTGTCACTTTGTTTATGTACACCATAAATGTTGTAGCTACTACAGTTAGATAATGTACTTATTTGTTATTTCAGGTGGTGGAGCAAATTCATCATTAAATGTCATGTTATTGTTTCTGACATAAGTGAAACTTTGAAAAACACTTGTGGGATTAAAAGTAGACAGCTAAAACAAAGACAGCAGCAGACCTGTGATCAGAAACTAACTGTAGACATAGTAGGATTGTCTTAGATACCAGTTACTGCACACAGTATTTCTCACATTTGAAATTTGATGATGCATtgcataaatatttgtttagaggttttgggggtttttttttcttactaatGGATGTTTTAGAGGATAACTGACAAGCTCCATAACAACAGACAAATAATTGTAAGCAAAGAaaacatgataaataaataaaatggtatcTGGGGAAAATATTAGCGGTGACTGTTCAATCAACTAGTACACAGTACAACAACAATCAACAGAATATTTTACTGGGTTCCATTGTCAGGAAATCACTATCCACTACTGGAAAATATACATACAATGCAAGAAGAGTTGCCTAAATTCAAACAGCAGAATGTGTTGTAAAGCTACATTGCATGCATATGCCTGTGGGAATTTGCGTATACAGGAATATGCTTTCCACAATGAaaacgcttttttttttgtattgagcAAGATTTTGATTTACCAGCTGCACAGTGTAGCAGCTCTGAGGACAGAAACCATTTGCTTCCTATTCCATTGAACCGTGAGTGAAAGAGGATGTTGCCTGATAACTAACACAGATGAGATATATGGTCTTGACTGATGCGTAACTGGCATCTTTAACTTTAACCTGTGAGTCTCCTTACCTAACATCAGATGTAATATTTTTGGTCTCAGACCCATTCTCTTAAGGGGTCTATTAACTAATCAGTTCTGGTCACCAGGACTTTTATTGACCATTGAGGTAGGATGTACTTAACCAAGCTGCTAAGCCAGATTATAAACTAATTTGTGAGTGTAAAATTCATTACAGAAAGATGGTTAGAAGGGTTATGACTAAGAGTAAATCCCTTCCGttcgattatttatttatttattttcctgtcttttttttaatcgtatttgTTACagttatgtctttttttaaaagccTTCATTTTTTCAAACAAAGATCTCTTTTCTGGCTCTAACTCAGTTCAGCTATCCCGAGTGATGATTGGTCCGTCGCAAATTCGTCTGCCATGACGCACACTTCCAGTGACCAATCATGCGTCTCATGCTTGTGTTGTAAACAGAGACGTGAATTCAGCTGGACACGCAGTTCGAGAATATTAATGGACAATTCTCCGAACAGAATGAGAATTTGTCCGATTTGAATTCTATAGTCGTACGTTTAAAGGCTACGAAAAGCGGGCGCGTCTCTGTCATGGAGCTGAACGGTTATGTCTGTGACAGTGAGGCTAACGATAAGGAGACACAGCCGCTCCATCACAGGGCCGAAGTGCCTGGTACCGCTACAGTGGATATGGAGCGCAGTCCTGCCGCAGGAGGCGCTCACCGAGAGCGTCGAGTGTCGTACTCGAGGTCGGGGAGACAGAGGATCGACTCGCTGAAGAAAAACAGGCCGCGTACGTGTTCCCGTTTTGGCTCTAGCATTAGCAAGCTAGCTACACAGCATCGGGGTGTTATTTCTCACAATAAACATAAAGTTACAGGTTCGGCTCACTATATAACGTTGTTTTGTGTAATCCTAATGAAAGTCATATTTTTCTcgatataaattatttttttatagtataatgtatatgtggtgccACGCCCACAACGTACCTAATATCTACGTTTACTGTTATGATACTCATTATAACGTGTTAGTTAAAGGTCATCTATAATGAATACTAAATGTCTACATTGCACTGTATATCAATATCAACGTGTTTCGGCAGATTATATTATCCCTAAAGCTATAGGGCACATGGATAAATCAGTGGGGAGGATATGCAGTTTTGTCAACCATAGAAAATGAactctgttgttttattttgtttcatagCTTTCCCGTGGTTTGGCATGGACATAGGTGGTACTTTGGTAAAGCTGGTTTACTTCGAGCCCAAAGACATTACAGCAGAAGAAGAGCAGGAGGAGGTTGAAAGTCTGAAAAGTATCCGCCATTACCTCACCTCAAACACAGCCTATGGCAAAACGGGCATCCGAGATGTGCACCTCGAACTGCCCGACCTGACCCTGTGGGGGCGTAGGGGCAGTTTACATTTCATTCGCTTTCCCACACAAGATCTTCCTGCTTTCCTGCAAATGGCCAGAGACAAGCATTTTTCCAGCCTGCATACCACCCTCTGTGCCACTGGTGGGGGCGCATACAAGTTTGAGGCTGATTTCCGAACAGTGTGTACTTGcctgatttatttaaatcacaTGCCTACAAACATAGATTTTAGTGTTGAGATTTGTTTGCCAGTATATTATGTTTCATTAAATTGGCACCTGCCCTGGTTCTTCTTTCTAAGATGGCAGACCTGCAGCTTCTGAAGCTGGACGAGTTTGACTGTCTGATTAAGGGTGTCCTTTATATTGACTCAGTGGTCTCATGTGGGCCTGCTGAATGTTACTACTATGAAAACCCCACCGGCACGGAGCAGTGTGAACAGAAAGCCTACAATCTGGAAAACCCTTACCCTCTGCTCTTGGTTAACATCGGCTCAGGGGTCAGCATACTGGCGGTCTATTCCAAAGACAACTACAAAAGAGTCACTGGTACCAGGTCAGTCAGGGTTTAAAATGAGGTACAGTtcattaaatacataataagacattatttaattacattgaGTGTCATCAGTTGATGTGATCAGTAGAGTCAGATTATAGATTACTGGGGACTGTAGAATccatttgcttatttgtttgtcACTTTTCTTAGTTTGGGTGGTGGTACTTTCCTTGGACTGTGTTGCTTGCTCACTGGCTGCTCAACTTTTGAAGAGGCGTTGGAAATGGCTTCAAGGGGGGAAAGCACTTGTGTGGATAAACTGGTCAAAGATATTTATGGGGGTGACTATGAGAGATTTGGCTTGCCAGGATGGGCCGTTGCTTCTAGGTACGTGCAAAACCCagcacatcacaaacacacagccataGCTTCAAATTAAGAATTTGATAGTTCTATAAAATGAGATGCCTCCTGATAAAATATgacatcttttgtgttaaagtcATGATGTTATATAAATGGCAAACATGCAACATAAAGAGGTGTATaagtttatttgcatattttttagTTTTGGGAGCATGATGTCCAAAGAAAAGCGTGATTCTGTCTCAAAAGAGGATTTGGCTAGAGCCACACTTGTCACCATCACAAACAACATTGGTTCAATCACACGCATGTGTGCACAAAATGAGGTATGGGCCACACTGctacatgtaaataaatgtttctgcTTAATGTTTTTTAGTCAAATTTCCCTTGTCTCTCAGCCTCTTTACGGTGCTGCCTTGTGGAATCTGGATCAAGCAGCATTGTACAGGGCTATGAGTGACCAGGGTCAATGCAGCTGTACCATGAGTTTGAATTGTTCAGTGAACTCTGTTCCGAGGATGTTTGATAAATGTTTCTGATTTAGAGCATTGAGAGAGTGGTGTTTGTTGGGAACTTCTTGCGGGTGAACACACTATCCATGAAGCTACTGGCGTATGCGTTGGACTACTGGAGTAATGGACAGCTCAAAGCTCTTTTCCTCAGAcacgaggtgtgtgtgtgttgtaggacAAATCATACAGAAACACTAAAAGATTATGTTGCTTCTGGATAAGTGACTGTTCATTCTGTGTTCTTTCCAAAGGGCTACTTTGGTGCTGTTGGGGCGCTGTTGGAACTGTTGAACTCATCTTGATCATTGCCGTCATCTGAAGAGTACTACCAAAATTCTCAGTAACTCAGGGGTTTCACCACAGACACCTTGACACTCTGGTTATTATCCCATGAGCAAAAGTAACGATGCATATATTATCAATGGACATTGTGTAATATAGTGGCTGTGTAATTAGGTCATCTGTTAGTTTTATAATGGATAGCCCTTACTATAGCTCTGATCCCAGGGTATTGGCTCAGGTAAAACATTTAGCTTTTGACTTATTATTTTGGATCGTACAACAAACAAACCCTTATGAGCCATGATATATAAGGATACACACACTAGAGAGCATGCtatgtaatattttgtaaatgttttaagcATTTCAATTAATAATGTCCAAAGGCGTGATGGAATTCCCATATGTAATATGATTAGAGACCAAGTCAGGGCAGTCAGTACTTTTCCTGTGTATTGTGTAGGCACACGTTTCTGTAGGTTCAGAAGCCATCTTTACATCCTTCtatcatattttttcacaattaTATATATGCATTTCAAGAAATTGTTAAATTACATATAGTGTTTTAGACATGTATTTTTCTgtagatttataaatataaaatacaggcagaatgatgtttttttaattgaacaacTTATTTTACAAAGGAAACATAAAGGGCTATACACagtaaaaatattacatgaAGGAAACATGGTCCATCAACTTTTACATATCTAGTCTGTAAATGGAGGTAGATGTACCTTGCCTCCTAGGGAGCAAATTTTCATGCATTTCTAGTGTGTATTAAAGAATTTCATAGAAGTTTGGACCTTCAACTATCTCCGGACTAATCAAAGACAAGGTCTTGACAGGGATTGTGGGCCAATACTGTTTTCCTTTTACCTCACAGTACAACTGtaagaatgtttttttccccccaacctTTTTGGTACATTTAATTATaacatcataaatatatattaaacagtTTCTTCTGTATGTCCTACAGTATGCTGTATGTCATGAAAAGTGCCTAAATAAAAGACAATCCTCTGACAAAGCTGTTCAAATGACATTGATTGCCATCAGATATGATCTTGAAAGGTGATTTACAGGGAATGTATTGAGACCCACCGTTGTACTGTTTGTTATCTACttttataatacaaatatttcaaTCCTGTACATGGCTCGGTGTATTTACTCAGTTCATGAAGGCAATTGATTATCTGAAACGCCATTGTTATTGCTGCATGCAGAGACACACGAGTCTCAGAAGAACCGCTACAGCTTGGAGCTTTAAGGACGCGACTCCAGGCACGCAGACGGAAACATGGAAAAACGCTCCTTAACAGTGAAAGGtccagtgtgtgttttctgaagaaACTTGCCAGCTGTCTCaactcctccctctctctctctctctctctctctctctctctctctctctctctctctctctctctctctctctctcccccccctctctcattctctagCACATTTATTCTTTCAGTTCGCTCTTTGCAGTAGCTATGTCGAGTCTTCAGCGATCTAAGCCATTTTATAGCCTTTTTCCATTGtgttaaacagttaaaaaaaaaaaaaaaaagtcttcaggTCATCGAAGCAAAACGGAAAGATATcgataagctttttttttccaacaaaaaaaaaaggtaggtGCCAATGTTAGATATTGTccttttaattaatttcctATATGTTTTGTTGCTCCGCGAGTTTGTTTTGACGGTATTTAAGGCTGTGATGAGAGAATCGGGGCTGGTCGACACGTAGACTTCTACATGTATGTCTCATTGCATTTGTagtgacttcattttttttcttcagtcgcTTGAAATTGACCTCATTTGAAAAGTTTTATTCAACTTTTTTCTTTCGGTTTTTTTGGGACAGTTAAATAAACCTTAaggtatatattttttcattgttAGTTACATAGTATTAACCACTGATTTAAACATCCCTCATCATGCTAACTGCTGAGGGTCCTGGGATGTGTCCTCTGATTTCTTGGTCAGATATGTTATTCTCTAAATTGTAATAACAGTCAGTAAACTCAATAAAGTGATTagttgtgtgtttgctgtgtttcAGTTTGGATGGTTTCTCATATTAGGTGCACACAGTACACCTAAAGCAGCTTCCATATTTCATCAAATAAACTGTATGAAAGTACAAATTGATCTCTTACTAGTCCATCGTGTTAGCTTGAAGACCTCTGTAATTGTTGTCTGCTGAAGTAACATGCACTATATGTCTGTCCTTTTTTTGCCCTAACTGCCTCATGAGGGGCTTATAGTTATGTCATGGTGAGTGTAGAGAAATTTCAACAACAGGGGTTGAAATCCAtccataaaaaacataattcaGTAAAAATGGTGACAAAAGTCAACCCAACCAAAAGCATTACAAGTGGTCATATCAAGTAGACTCTGGATTTGACTCATGCACCACTAGGCCCATGGTGCCCTGCCAGTCAATCTCATAATCTACTGTAAGTATCCACTCTGGCAGACCACTTTTCTGTCAGATATAGTTGTGAAATGTAAACCTCTGGGCCTGCTGCTGTTGAAATGTGGCAATTTTGAAAGAATTCTAAAAACTTTGAAGAGATTATTTATCAGATTTAATGTATGATAGACATAGAGATAAAGTCTGTAGCATGTCTTTCAAtcagtttatatttttatagggCTCCATGTAGCATTGTTAAAGATATCATGTGCAGTTTTGTGCATTCAGTGTATGCAGAATTTGTAGGGGTCTGCAATGCTAGAAGGCTTATGATGTGTttgacattttcatttgaactaagaccttttttaaacacaatccACCATGATGTGTTATGTTAGCTAGCAGTTCTGTAGAAGCAACTGTGGCCATATGCTATACAAAAAGCAAAGAGGCGCTTGcaattaatttgtaataataGAAGGGACATAATTTTAGTATCATTACCTGCTACATGCTATTAAGTGAGCAAAATGAAGgcaaaatgtctttaaatcCAGTAAGATCTAATATTTCTTAATTATAGCAAAAGCACTGGAAGGGAAGATAATTGGCCACAGACCAGGTTTTTTTCTACAAGTTACCATTAAGTATTGGTTTGTCCCAACTGGTGGTAAGCTATAACAGGAGATAATGATGtttcttcattattttaaaatccagGGCCAGAATACAAAGCCATAAATGTGCTATTTATTTAAAGTCTGCAAATATCTCCCTGGATTTCACTATGGTTCTCTATGGACTTTATTATCTGTCAAGCACCAAGCAAATATCAAGCAAtaagttatacagtaaatagtaaCAATTTACATTGCAGTGTCTAAAACTACTGTCTAAAGTATTTGTGTTAAAGTCATTATTTAATGATCACTTAACTTGAATAGGTTTAATCTAAATCTAAAGTTCAGAAATACAGCATGCTACCGGTGCCAGTATATATAATGGTACctttttatttctaatgttGGATTATATTCACTAGTTCATTAAATAGTGtcaaatatagaaatgtatagCCTATTAAAAATGGTATCCCTGGCTGCAAAATGTTTAAGAAGTCCTGATTTattgaacaaaaaataattgtaataaatttaAGGAAttgttataatatatatgtatattttatagaaTTCATCATGTCTGATTGACCATGCAAATATGCAAGGACTATCCTTTTGGTTTTCTCACAGCACTGCTGGACTTGCAACACTGACTGTGTAGTCATTGTTGTTTCAAGCTCAGACTAGTGAAAAATATGCCTTGTATTTTGAACTATGCTTCAAGCATCCCGGGTCAGTCAGGTGAAAGATCGAAGGTTAGACATTATTCCCAAATGCCTGTTAAAAATGAGGCCTTAGTGAGAAGCTGGATCTGCCTTATTTACTTCAACAAATAGTCATGAAAAcacaactacagtatatacaggacttgtatgtgtatatacagtatgcacagtGTTAGTGGCTCAACCCTTTGGCCACcttgttttgtcttttctaGACAGCTGGTTCACATCAGGCCCTCAAGCATCCTCTCAGACAGACATATTCGATATCCATGCATCTGTACAGCATTTCATCAGAGTTCTTTTTCACCTTTCTTCTCTGCAGATCCAGCTATGGAGCAGTCTCAGTGGTGGAGACACATAATCTTCTTCTTTCTTGCCATTTGTTTCATCATGGTTTCATCATGCTTTGCTCAGACAGCGTCCACTGTGCGCCCAAGTACCACCCCAAGAGTCAAGTCACCCGAGCATCTGAAGTTCCGACTTACTGGTCATCCACGAAAGCATAATGAGGGCAGAATTGAGGTTTTCTATAAGGGTGAATGGGGAACCATCTGTGATGATGACTTCTCACTGGCCAATGCTCATGTGCTCTGTCGCCAGCTCGGGTTTGTCTCTGCTACAGGCTGGGCCCACAGTGCCAAATACGGCAAAGGCACAGGTAACAATACATGGCATGCTAATTTAACCTCTCAAAAATTGCAATCAGGGCACTTTTTTTCAACTGcctcatattgtgtgtgtgtttcaggtaaGATCTGGTTAGATAACGTGCAGTGCAGTGGCAGTGAGAGAAGTATATCAGTGTGTAAGTCACGTGGATGGGGCAACAGTGATTGTACTCATGATGAAGATGCTGGAGTGATCTGTAAGGATGAGAGGCTGCCAGGATTTGTTGACTCCAACATCATAGAGGTAGAGTCCGTACCAAACTGTCTCatctacacaaaataaactATATTTCTATGTAtcagtgaatgaataaaacctAATGCTAAATGCTTGGGTAATTAAACtttcttatataaataaataaatagatagatagatagatagataaataaataaataaataagaaagaaagaaagaaagaaagaaagaaagaaaggaagaaagaaagaaagaaaagaaaaaagattcatATTCTAACTATATTACAGTCCTTGAATTTCTTAACTTTTCTGCGGAAAGCATTTTGTGGCCTACTTCTACACCATGATTTTCTGATTATTTGATGTCTGCTACTGGCTTTCCATTTACCCCTCAACACGGACATCTGTGAAAAATTTGCTTAAATTGACCTTTCCCTGACTGAATCTTCAGCTCTCTG harbors:
- the pank2 gene encoding pantothenate kinase 2, mitochondrial isoform X1, which codes for MELNGYVCDSEANDKETQPLHHRAEVPGTATVDMERSPAAGGAHRERRVSYSRSGRQRIDSLKKNRPRTCSRFGSSISKLATQHRGVISHNKHKVTAFPWFGMDIGGTLVKLVYFEPKDITAEEEQEEVESLKSIRHYLTSNTAYGKTGIRDVHLELPDLTLWGRRGSLHFIRFPTQDLPAFLQMARDKHFSSLHTTLCATGGGAYKFEADFRTMADLQLLKLDEFDCLIKGVLYIDSVVSCGPAECYYYENPTGTEQCEQKAYNLENPYPLLLVNIGSGVSILAVYSKDNYKRVTGTSLGGGTFLGLCCLLTGCSTFEEALEMASRGESTCVDKLVKDIYGGDYERFGLPGWAVASSFGSMMSKEKRDSVSKEDLARATLVTITNNIGSITRMCAQNESIERVVFVGNFLRVNTLSMKLLAYALDYWSNGQLKALFLRHEGYFGAVGALLELLNSS
- the pank2 gene encoding pantothenate kinase 2, mitochondrial isoform X2, yielding MELNGYVCDSEANDKETQPLHHRAEVPGTATVDMERSPAAGGAHRERRVSYSRSGRQRIDSLKKNRPPFPWFGMDIGGTLVKLVYFEPKDITAEEEQEEVESLKSIRHYLTSNTAYGKTGIRDVHLELPDLTLWGRRGSLHFIRFPTQDLPAFLQMARDKHFSSLHTTLCATGGGAYKFEADFRTMADLQLLKLDEFDCLIKGVLYIDSVVSCGPAECYYYENPTGTEQCEQKAYNLENPYPLLLVNIGSGVSILAVYSKDNYKRVTGTSLGGGTFLGLCCLLTGCSTFEEALEMASRGESTCVDKLVKDIYGGDYERFGLPGWAVASSFGSMMSKEKRDSVSKEDLARATLVTITNNIGSITRMCAQNESIERVVFVGNFLRVNTLSMKLLAYALDYWSNGQLKALFLRHEGYFGAVGALLELLNSS